One genomic region from Candidatus Defluviilinea gracilis encodes:
- a CDS encoding GAF domain-containing protein, giving the protein MNPELTVRIIAFTAIAIVTLFLVGITRRFRYLSVRGKITLGILITCFLALGLGAYTAVTNRTRISNTLSSRLETSVSLLAEEQLVNELAFQTNNINHSFEDLANETSKLAEYWSNLERQKGDLGLGQYWDASGSLFQLPEGHYGNPAGDPSSVYIPAKYQLSEDIFVSLNVSAYLDFYAPEVIKANPSMLAIYGIDERGITRYYPNIELATLLPPDFDATRRPYYEISSPLFNPERKARWSIPYVDATGGGLVVTVSAPVYFDETFSGVVAADVKLATITEQIGAARIGQTGFAFMLDDAGRIISMPQSGYDLFGIKPDEIAPEEYFKFSVLGRGPLEIREFTNRMVSGGSGLSKIPVNDIDMYLAYAPIEINGYSIGIIVPAEEFEGAIVTARNETARQTRAAALETYITLVIIIATALVISLAIGRVITAPIHTLTNTANQIIDGDLNAQADASANDEIGTLSKAFNSMTSRLRETLADLEHRVADRTSELTDANKRNEVRARQFESIARVARTIGSTQELEGMLPKIAETISRQFGFYHVGIFLLDSQKNYAILSASNSAGGKKMLANQHRLKVGETGIVGNVASTGKPRVALDTGQDAVYFNNPFLPDTHSEIALPLLAGSEVIGALDVQSKDKNAFSDEDVDALSILADQVSVAIQNARQHEETRKALAESEALSRQLAGSQWQEFTQRRKIVGIRHSGARATLLYDHKGKEESARESSESEAQPKKRTGLISLPITMRGEPIGTVEVRAPSNQRWDKDELDIVSAIIERTALALENARFFEDSQKRAAKERAIGEIAAKISAQNNVEELFRTAAVELRQAIPGAEVSIQIDEDGKSD; this is encoded by the coding sequence ATGAATCCGGAATTAACCGTCCGCATCATTGCTTTTACGGCGATCGCCATCGTCACGCTTTTTCTGGTTGGCATAACTCGAAGGTTCAGGTACTTAAGCGTCAGAGGCAAGATCACGCTGGGCATCTTGATCACATGCTTTTTAGCGCTGGGGCTTGGAGCGTATACGGCTGTTACGAACAGAACGAGGATAAGCAACACCTTGTCGTCCAGGCTTGAGACCAGCGTCAGCCTGCTAGCCGAGGAGCAATTAGTGAACGAACTCGCCTTTCAAACGAACAACATCAACCACTCGTTTGAAGATCTTGCCAACGAGACTTCCAAACTTGCAGAGTACTGGAGCAATCTTGAAAGACAAAAAGGCGACCTTGGGCTTGGGCAATACTGGGATGCGAGCGGCAGTCTTTTCCAACTCCCGGAGGGTCACTACGGCAACCCTGCCGGCGACCCTTCTTCCGTATACATACCGGCAAAATACCAATTATCCGAAGACATTTTCGTCAGCCTCAATGTTTCCGCCTATCTTGATTTTTACGCTCCTGAGGTGATCAAAGCCAACCCGTCCATGCTCGCGATTTACGGAATTGACGAACGCGGCATTACGCGCTACTACCCCAATATCGAACTGGCAACTCTTCTACCTCCGGATTTTGACGCGACCAGGCGTCCTTATTATGAAATCTCATCGCCGCTTTTCAACCCGGAACGAAAGGCGCGATGGTCCATCCCGTATGTAGACGCGACAGGAGGCGGGCTGGTAGTTACGGTTTCCGCGCCTGTGTATTTCGACGAAACCTTCAGCGGGGTTGTCGCCGCAGACGTGAAACTTGCCACGATCACGGAGCAAATTGGAGCCGCGCGCATTGGGCAAACCGGGTTTGCTTTCATGTTGGACGACGCGGGCCGTATTATCTCCATGCCACAGAGCGGCTATGATCTATTCGGGATCAAGCCCGATGAAATCGCGCCAGAGGAATATTTCAAATTTTCGGTCCTGGGTCGAGGACCGTTAGAAATCAGGGAGTTTACAAACCGCATGGTATCGGGCGGGAGCGGGTTATCGAAAATCCCCGTCAACGATATCGATATGTATCTGGCATATGCGCCCATTGAGATTAACGGGTACAGTATCGGGATCATCGTCCCTGCGGAAGAATTCGAAGGGGCAATCGTTACAGCGAGGAACGAAACAGCCCGCCAAACTCGCGCCGCCGCGCTGGAAACCTACATTACGCTCGTCATTATTATTGCCACAGCCTTGGTGATCAGCCTGGCGATCGGCAGGGTCATTACCGCGCCAATCCACACGCTCACCAACACGGCAAACCAAATCATCGACGGCGATTTGAACGCCCAAGCCGACGCATCCGCAAATGATGAGATCGGGACATTAAGTAAAGCCTTTAACTCAATGACGAGCCGCCTCCGCGAAACGCTCGCAGATCTCGAACACCGCGTGGCAGACCGCACGTCGGAATTGACCGATGCGAATAAACGGAATGAGGTCCGCGCGAGGCAATTCGAATCGATTGCCCGCGTCGCGCGCACCATCGGCTCCACGCAAGAATTGGAAGGAATGCTGCCAAAAATCGCAGAAACAATCAGCCGCCAATTTGGGTTTTATCATGTCGGTATCTTCCTGCTTGACTCTCAGAAAAACTACGCCATTCTTAGCGCCTCCAATAGCGCAGGCGGCAAAAAAATGCTCGCCAACCAGCACAGACTCAAGGTGGGCGAGACCGGTATTGTTGGCAATGTCGCCAGCACAGGAAAGCCTCGTGTTGCTCTCGATACAGGGCAAGACGCTGTGTATTTTAATAACCCATTTCTACCGGACACCCACAGTGAAATCGCCCTCCCCCTGCTGGCGGGTAGCGAAGTTATCGGCGCGTTGGATGTGCAAAGCAAGGATAAAAACGCGTTCAGCGACGAAGATGTGGACGCCTTGTCGATCCTTGCGGACCAGGTCAGTGTCGCGATTCAGAACGCGCGCCAGCATGAGGAAACGCGGAAAGCGCTCGCCGAATCTGAGGCGCTCTCGCGTCAACTCGCCGGCTCGCAATGGCAGGAATTCACCCAGCGCCGAAAGATTGTTGGCATCCGCCATTCGGGCGCGCGCGCAACACTTTTATACGACCACAAAGGGAAGGAAGAGTCCGCGCGCGAGTCGAGCGAATCTGAGGCGCAACCCAAGAAACGGACCGGTTTGATCTCCTTGCCGATCACCATGCGCGGCGAACCGATCGGCACCGTAGAGGTGCGCGCCCCAAGCAACCAGCGCTGGGACAAGGACGAATTGGACATCGTCTCCGCGATCATTGAACGCACCGCGCTGGCATTGGAAAACGCGCGCTTTTTTGAGGACAGCCAGAAACGCGCCGCCAAAGAACGCGCCATCGGCGAAATTGCCGCCAAGATCAGCGCGCAAAACAACGTGGAAGAATTATTTAGAACAGCCGCCGTGGAATTGCGCCAAGCCATTCCGGGAGCGGAAGTGTCCATCCAGATCGACGAGGATGGTAAATCGGATTAA
- a CDS encoding GAF domain-containing protein, producing METTPNKIFARAWAFLTKPHPSISEIGEQRRAQLLASLTLILLFGLTLGLLSSPTTPQTFLGFLAIALAAHLLSRTPYHRVGIYFFTFAFTAVAYLTIYFKTASSIDSAINIILPFALILASALLSQWEFIILAVCALAATLSLPGYADPQYLADPKLSIVRSAGVTFSMAAVLFGISAFRASIERERLKQVGDTNRELEKLTNDLEQRVNDRTMELNQANRLTSRRASQLETIAELSQAISQVQDPNKIFSTASQLISERFGFYHVGIFLVDRDREFAILQAANSAGGQKMLARRHRLMLGTGVVGFAAQTGKPRIALDVGADAVFFNNPDLPDTRSEIALPMVVSKLTIGVLDVQSIEAGAFSEEDFRALGTLANQLAIAIENARLLTEARASATQVQEVFNNFIRTEWSRAAQKAEQAGFRYNAGRIELLESPLENSDIASAVDSGALISRVANGAESTHATATVPVKLRGEIIGVLHVEAGDPSRTWKDDELSLMEAVAERAAFAMENARLFQDARRRAAKERMIAEATSSISGSLNVENILQATAVELERVLSGSEILIKFSDRNTS from the coding sequence ATGGAAACGACACCGAACAAGATATTCGCCCGGGCTTGGGCATTCCTCACCAAACCACATCCGTCGATCAGCGAGATCGGGGAACAACGACGCGCGCAATTGCTCGCCTCCCTCACATTGATCCTGCTATTTGGACTGACCCTCGGACTTTTATCCAGCCCAACAACACCGCAAACCTTTTTAGGCTTTCTCGCTATTGCTCTTGCCGCCCACCTGCTTAGCCGCACGCCATATCACCGCGTCGGAATCTACTTCTTCACATTTGCTTTCACGGCAGTCGCCTACCTTACGATCTACTTCAAGACGGCGAGCAGTATCGATTCCGCGATCAATATTATTTTGCCGTTTGCTTTGATCCTCGCCAGCGCGCTCCTCTCGCAATGGGAATTTATCATTCTGGCTGTCTGCGCTCTTGCCGCCACCCTGTCTTTACCTGGCTATGCCGACCCACAATATTTAGCCGACCCCAAGCTGAGCATCGTCAGATCAGCCGGGGTCACATTTTCGATGGCGGCAGTACTGTTTGGAATTTCGGCGTTTCGCGCCAGTATTGAACGGGAACGCTTAAAACAGGTCGGCGACACCAACCGCGAACTTGAAAAACTTACCAACGACCTGGAACAACGCGTGAACGACCGAACCATGGAACTGAATCAAGCCAACAGGTTAACCTCTCGCCGAGCCTCTCAACTCGAGACCATCGCGGAGTTATCACAAGCCATTTCTCAAGTGCAGGACCCGAATAAAATCTTCTCCACCGCATCGCAACTTATCAGCGAACGGTTCGGCTTTTATCATGTGGGCATATTTTTGGTGGATCGGGACCGCGAATTTGCCATTTTACAAGCCGCGAACAGCGCCGGCGGACAGAAGATGCTTGCCCGAAGACACCGCCTGATGCTCGGAACCGGCGTGGTTGGTTTCGCCGCCCAAACTGGAAAACCCCGCATCGCGCTGGACGTGGGAGCGGATGCCGTTTTCTTCAACAATCCCGACCTCCCAGACACTCGCTCTGAAATTGCTCTTCCGATGGTCGTTTCCAAGCTGACCATTGGCGTGTTAGACGTGCAAAGCATCGAAGCCGGCGCCTTCAGCGAAGAAGATTTCCGGGCATTGGGCACTCTCGCCAACCAACTCGCGATTGCGATCGAAAACGCCCGCTTGCTGACCGAAGCGCGCGCCTCCGCCACGCAGGTGCAGGAAGTATTCAACAATTTTATCCGCACCGAATGGTCTCGCGCCGCGCAAAAAGCCGAACAAGCGGGTTTCCGCTACAACGCGGGGCGCATCGAGTTGCTCGAATCGCCCCTGGAAAATTCCGATATCGCTTCGGCGGTCGATTCCGGCGCCTTGATTTCACGAGTTGCCAACGGGGCTGAATCGACACATGCCACAGCCACAGTCCCCGTCAAACTACGCGGCGAAATCATCGGCGTGCTCCATGTTGAGGCCGGCGATCCCAGCCGAACTTGGAAAGACGATGAACTCAGCTTGATGGAAGCCGTAGCCGAGCGCGCCGCATTTGCCATGGAAAACGCGCGCCTCTTCCAGGATGCGCGTCGAAGGGCGGCAAAAGAACGCATGATCGCCGAAGCCACCTCCAGCATCAGCGGCTCGCTCAATGTCGAAAACATCCTGCAAGCAACCGCGGTGGAATTGGAACGCGTGCTCAGCGGCTCGGAAATTTTGATCAAGTTCAGCGACAGGAACACGTCATGA